One window from the genome of Sebastes umbrosus isolate fSebUmb1 chromosome 12, fSebUmb1.pri, whole genome shotgun sequence encodes:
- the dars2 gene encoding aspartate--tRNA ligase, mitochondrial has translation MATKSRFLLQRVLSSGLRAGLRAPGVWYQSSALTSSEGHLLMKPPLRQLSCSHTPCRSAAAHTGPSSLSFRSHTCGELRPDHVGEKVTLCGWVQYLRQDLFVILRDFSGLAQVLIPQEETASHLKAALCDLTAESVVKVTGTVRRRPTGQENQAMPTGQIEVLAESVEVFNVCRKLPFEIKDFVKKSESLRMQYRYLDLRSSQMQKNLRLRSQLVMKMREYLCNVHGFVDVETPTLFKRTPGGAKEFVVPSREPGRFYSLPQSPQQFKQLLMVAGIDRYFQMARCYRDEGSKPDRQPEFTQVDIEMSFVDQAGIMSLVEGLLQHSWPAEKGPIKVPFQTMTYEEAMRDYGVDKPDTRFSMKLMDLSQVFSSSDIEFLRSALSQPGGSVQAVCVPSGAKLFAGKDLEELKQTAKTQFGQELSVVLVKADGTLKSPLKKLLSVSATDELLQRTGAKPGDLLLMAAGSLHTVRPLLGNLRLRCAELLESRGVSVRDPSAFHFLWVVDFPLFLPKEEEPEQLESAHHPFTAPLPEDTQLLYTEPQKVRGQHYDLVLNGCEIGGGSIRIHKASEQLHVLKTILTEDPSLLSHLLEALDSGAPPHGGIALGLDRLVSIMVGAPSIRDVIAFPKSFRGHDLMSCAPDLVSEEELKSYHISIKWPAERGGGGGEEGK, from the exons atggcaacaAAGAGCCGGTTCCTGCTGCAGAGAGTCCTCTCATCTGGACTCAGAGCTGGACTCAGAGCTCCTGGTGTTTGGTACCAGAGCTCAGCTTTGACCTCCAGTGAAGGACACCTGCTGATGAAACCTCCACTCAGACAGCTgagctgctcacacacaccctgcaggtctgctgctgcacacacag GTCCCAGCAGTCTGTCGTTCAGGAGTCACACCTGTGGAGAACTGAGACCAGATCATGTTGGAGAGAAAGTCACTCTGTGTGGCTGGGTCCAGTACCTCAG GCAAGACCTGTTTGTCATCCTGCGAGATTTCAGCGGCTTGGCTCAAGTTCTGATCCCTCAGGAAGAG aCTGCGAGTCATTTGAAAGCAGCTCTGTGTGATCTCACGGCCGAGTCTGTCGTCAAGGTTACAGGAACAGTCAGACGACGACCAACGGGGCAGGAGAACCAG GCCATGCCGACAGGACAAATAGAAGTCCTGGCTGAGAGTGTGGAGGTTTTCAATGTGTGCCGGAAGTTGCCTTTTGAAATTAAAGACTTTGTCAAA AAATCGGAGTCTTTGCGGATGCAGTATCGCTACCTGGACCTGAGGTCCTCTCAGATGCAGAAGAACCTCAGGCTGAGGTCTCAGCTGGTGATGAAGATGAGAGAATACCTCTGTAATGTGCACG GTTTTGTCGACGTGGAAACTCCTACGTTGTTTAAAAGAACACCCGGG GGAGCCAAAGAGTTTGTGGTTCCGTCCAGAGAGCCGGGCCGGTTTTACTCTCTGCCGCAGAGTCCTCAGCAGTTCAAACAGCTGCTGATGGTGGCTGGCATAGACAG GTACTTCCAGATGGCCCGGTGCTACCGAGATGAAGGCTCCAAACCAGACCGGCAGCCTGAGTTCACCCAG GTGGACATAGAAATGTCCTTTGTGGACCAGGCAGGTATCATGTCCCTGGTGGAGGGTCTGTTACAGCACTCCTGGCCTGCAGAGAAAGGTCCCATTAAGGTTCCTTTCCAAACCATGACCTATGAGGAGGCCATGAGGGACTACGGCGTGGACAAGCCCGATACCAGATTCAGTATGAAG ctGATGGACCTCAGTCAGGTTTTCTCATCCTCGGATATTGAATTCCTCAGATCAGCTCTCAGCCAACCAGGAGGCTCCGTTCAGGCCGTCTGCGTCCCCAGTGGAGCG AAACTGTTTGCTGGGAAAGACTTGGAGGAACTGAAACAAACCGCCAAGACTCAGTTCGGCCAG GAGCTCAGCGTGGTTCTGGTGAAAGCAGACGGGACGTTGAAGTCTCCACTGAagaagctgctgtctgtctcAGCCACTGATGAGCTGCTGCAGAGGACCGGAGCCAAACCTGGAGACCTGCTGCTGATGGCGGCTGGTTCCCTCCACACCGTG CGTCCGTTGCTGGGTAATCTTCGTCTGCGGTGTGCAGAGCTTCTGGAGTCTCGTGGCGTGTCGGTCCGCGACCCCTCAGCCTTCCACTTCCTGTGGGTTGTGGACTTCCCTCTCTTTTTGCCCAAAGAAGAGGAGCCGGAGCAGCTGGAGTCGGCCCATCATCCGTTCACTGCTCCACTGCCGGAGGACACACAGTTACTCTACACAGAGCCACAGAAG GTGCGTGGTCAGCACTATGACTTGGTGTTGAATGGCTGTGAGATTGGAGGAGGCTCCATCCGCATCCACAAAGCCTCAGAACAGCTGCACGTCCTGAAGACTATCCTCACG GAGGACCCGAGTCTTCTCTCTCATCTGCTGGAGGCTCTGGACTCAGGAGCACCGCCACATGGAGGCATCGCTCTGG GTTTGGACCGGCTTGTCTCCATTATGGTCGGGGCTCCCAGCATCCGTGACGTCATTGCCTTCCCCAAGTCATTCCGGGGTCACGACCTCATGAGCTGTGCCCCTGACTTGGTATCTGAGGAGGAGCTGAAGTCTTACCACATCTCCATCAAATGGCCAGCAGAgcgaggaggaggcggaggagaagaggggaagTGA
- the cryz gene encoding quinone oxidoreductase — MSGSRLMRAIRVSEFGAPSVLRLRSDVKVPQPGHSQVLIRVHACGVNPVETYIRAGTYARKPSLPYTPGSDVAGVVETVGEGVTAVKAGDRVFTTATESGGYAEFTVAADQCVHKLPDALDFTQGAAIGIPYFTAYRALVHKAHAKAGETVLIHGASGGVGVAACQLSRALGLKVLGTAGTAEGMKLVLNNGAHLAFNHREDGYTDKIMEATEGRGIDVIVEMLSNINLSKDLQMLTFGGRVTIIGCRGSVEINPRDTMAKESSIMGVALFFATPEETKECAALLYAGMEAGWLRPVVGSQYALDKAAQAHHDIIECPGAAGKTVLTM, encoded by the exons ATGTCAGGCAGCAGGTTGATGAGAGCCATCAGAGTCAGTGAGTTCGGAGCTCCGTCGGTGCTCAGACTGAGATCCGATGTGAAGGTTCCTCAACCCGGACACTCTCAG GTGTTGATTCGTGTCCATGCCTGTGGAGTGAATCCTGTGGAAACTTACATCCGGGCTGGGACGTACGCCCGTAAGCCTTCCCTGCCATACACACCGGGCTCAGACGTAGCCGGCGTGGTGGAAACTGTTGGGGAAGGAGTCACAGCAGTAAAG GCAGGAGACCGTGTGTTCACCACGGCCACAGAGTCGGGAGGTTACGCAGAGTTCACCGTAGCAGCTGACCAGTGTGTCCACAAGCTGCCCGACGCCTTAGACTTCACCCAGGGCGCCGCCATCGGGATCCCTTACTTCACCGCCTACAGAGCTCTGGTTCACAA AGCCCACGCCAAAGCTGGAGAGACCGTCCTCATCCATGGAGCCAGCGGAGGG gtTGGTGTGGCGGCGTGCCAGTTGTCTCGTGCTCTGGGTCTCAAGGTGCTGGGGACAGCGGGGACAGCAGAGGGAATGAAGCTGGTACTCAACAACGGAGCTCACCTGGCCTTTAATCACAGAGAAGACGGCTACACAGACAAAATCatg GAAGCCACAGAGGGCAGAGGCATCGATGTGATAGTAGAGATGCTGTCTAACATCAACCTGAGTAAAGACCTCCAGATGTTGACCTTTGGAGGACGTGTTACG ATCATCGGCTGCAGAGGCTCTGTAGAGATCAACCCCAGAGACACCATGGCTAAAgagagcagcatcatgggagtGGCCCTTTTCTTTGCTACACCG GAGGAGACCAAGGAGTGTGCAGCGCTGCTCTACGCTGGGATGGAAGCCGGTTGGCTGCGTCCGGTCGTCGGTTCCCAGTATGCGCTGGACAAGGCCGCCCAGGCCCACCATGACATCATCGAGTGTCCCGGGGCGGCTGGGAAGACGGTCCTGACCATGTGA